The following are encoded together in the Apus apus isolate bApuApu2 chromosome 7, bApuApu2.pri.cur, whole genome shotgun sequence genome:
- the LHX4 gene encoding LIM/homeobox protein Lhx4 codes for MMQSSALAAEGAVKGLPEILGVPVQQIPQCAGCNQHILDKFILKVLDRHWHSSCLKCADCQMQLAERCFSRAGSVYCKEDFFKRFGTKCTACQQGIPPTQVVRKAQDFVYHLHCFACIICSRQLATGDEFYLMEDGRLVCKEDYETAKQNDDSEAGAKRPRTTITAKQLETLKNAYKNSPKPARHVREQLSSETGLDMRVVQVWFQNRRAKEKRLKKDAGRHRWGQFYKSVKRSRGGGKLEKESSAEDCGVSDSELSFREDQILSELGHTNRVYGTVGDVAGGQLLNGSFSMEGTGQSYQDLRDGSPYGLPQSPSSISSLPSHPPLLNGLDYAMDGNLGLVAHGGQGVSQTLRAMAGGGPTSDISTGSSVGYPDFPTSPASWLDDMDHPPF; via the exons AGATCCCCCAGTGTGCCGGCTGCAACCAGCACATCCTGGACAAGTTCATCCTCAAGGTCCTGGACCGGCactggcacagctcctgcctcaAGTGTGCCGACTGCCAGATGCAGCTGGCCGAGCGCTGCTTCTCCCGGGCCGGCAGTGTCTACTGCAAGGAGGACTTCTTCAA GCGTTTTGGGACCAAATGCACGGCGTGCCAGCAGGGcatcccccccacccaggtGGTCCGCAAAGCCCAGGACTTTGTCTACCACCTCCACTGCTTTGCCTGCATCATCTGCAGCCGGCAGCTGGCCACCGGGGACGAGTTCTACCTGATGGAGGACGGGCGGCTGGTCTGCAAGGAGGACTATGAGACAGCCAAGCAGAACG ATGACTCGGAGGCGGGCGCGAAGCGGCCCCGCACCACCATCACGGCCAAGCAGCTGGAGACCCTGAAGAACGCCTACAAAAACTCCCCCAAGCCCGCCCGGCACGTGCGGGAGCAGCTGTCCTCCGAGACCGGGCTGGACATGCGGGTGGTGCAG GTGTGGTTCCAGAACCGGCGGGCCAAGGAGAAGCGGCTGAAAAAGGACGCCGGGCGGCACCGCTGGGGCCAGTTCTACAAGAGCGTGAAGCGGAGCCGCGGGGGCgggaagctggagaaggagagctCGGCCGAGGACTGCGGTGTCAGCGACAGTGAGCTCAGCTTCCGAG AAGACCAGATTCTCTCCGAGCTCGGCCACACCAACAGGGTTTACGGCACGGTGGGGGACGTGGCGGGCGGACAGTTGCTGAACGGCAGCTTCTCCATGGAGGGGACGGGACAGTCGTACCAGGACTTGCGGGACGGCAGCCCCTACGGCCTCCCCCAGTCAccttcctccatctcctccctgccGTCCCACCCGCCCTTGCTCAACGGGCTGGACTACGCCATGGATGGCAACCTGGGGCTGGTGGCCCacggggggcagggggtgagtCAGACACTGCGGGCCATGGCCGGGGGGGGCCCCACCTCTGACATCTCCACGGGGAGCAGCGTTGGGTACCCAGACTTTCCCACCAGCCCGGCCTCTTGGCTGGACGACATGGATCACCCCCCTTTCTAA